A part of Schistosoma mansoni strain Puerto Rico chromosome W, complete genome genomic DNA contains:
- a CDS encoding putative notum, which translates to MTVPTDERFGMNSCVLSYYYRPAKYKSVNRWLIFLEGGWYCFDEETCILRESNAFSLFSSKFWPKTRTLGGILSSDSNANPNYHEFHSVFIPYCSSDLWTGKMANRSGDFYFHGSRILAAVIDNIPWQNAAYTEKVIFAGSSAGGIGVLMNIDRLGKKLFNRIGYPVLVSGIIDSSWFIHIPPYQESKCINAFECPPEEGIHRGMKFWNPRIPKPCRKAHPKEEKWKCYLAPFMYPHLRTPVYIVQSLFDEAQMQMSKVPLLTGGTYSKWVYIQNLGKEVARSLQSAGNWVHKMIGTISLVNAIKSWDIELEKHWVKQKLLYFSIHYPNVLLKAQQWNAKNHQQSDLKESMTKITSTTITPTVTNSTLIFLSRLVNLLNQYPKRFKRSPIDSFINDDKIFNFNDFTILKSYPYALTMTRPSQTIKQSKKPRKHINSIFRQSSSSSMYHVIDSCGLFSIDGIQGAYLCKNIPNDDTSKNNNNSKNKSTIQSNYFTNNPLKYTPAIDHLIPQCNPTCGYLSNPQRMKLVDVLALYEVNTDLLANLLGLTTSKLRSYNSEQQMRALFCGNHRVKRGLSRLILPQLFV; encoded by the exons ATGACAGTCCCTACAGATGAACGTTTCGGAATGAATTCTTGTGTTTTAAG ttattattatcGTCCAGCAAAATATAAATCAGTAAATAGATGGTTAATATTTCTTGAAG GTGGTTGGTATTGTTTTGATGAAGAAACTTGTATTTTACGTGAATCTAATGCATTTTCTTTATTCTCATCAAAATTTTGGCCAAAAACTCGAACAC TTGGTGGAATACTTTCATCAGATTCAAATGCAAATCCAAATTATCATGAATTTCATAGTGT TTTCATTCCATATTGTTCAAGTGATTTATGGACTGGGAAAATGGCTAATCGTAGTGGAG ATTTCTATTTTCATGGATCACGTATACTGGCAGCAGTTATTGATAATATACCATGGCAAAATGCAGCCTATACAGAGAAAGTTATATTTGCTGGTTCTAG TGCTGGAGGAATCGGTGTACTTATGAATATTGATAGATTaggtaaaaaattatttaatcgTATTGGATATCCTGTATTAGTTAGTGGAATAATAGATTCATCATGGTTTATTCACATTCCTCCTTATCAAGAAAGTAAATGTATTAATGCATTTGAATGTCCACCAGAAGAAGGTATTCATCGAGGAATGAA ATTTTGGAATCCCAGAATACCAAAACCATGTCGTAAAGCTCATCCAAAAGAAGAAAAATGGAAATGTTATTTGGCACCGTTTATGTATCCACATTTAAGAA CTCCAGTTTATATTGTTCAAAGTTTATTTGATGAAGCACAAATGCAAATGTCTAAAGTCCCATTACTTACCGGTGGAACATATTCAAAATGGGTATATATACAAAATTTAGGTAAAGAAGTAGCACGTAGTCTTCAATCAGCTGG TAATTGGGTACATAAAATGATTGGAACAATAAGTTTAGTGAATGCAATCAAATCATGGGATATTGAATTAGAAAA ACACTGGGTCaaacaaaaattattatatttctcAATACATTACCCTAATGTTTTACTTAAAGCTCAACAATGGAATGCAAAGAATCATCAACAATCTGACCTAAAAGAAAGTATGACTAAAATCACATCAACAACAATTACTCCTACAGTAACAAATTCAACACTTATCTTTTTATCACGTCTTGTTAATTTACTTAATCAATATCCTAAAAGATTTAAACGTAGCCCAATCGACAGTTTCATAAatgatgataaaatatttaactttaaTGATTTTACTATCCTCAAATCTTATCCATATGCATTAACAATGACTAGACCTAgtcaaacaatcaaacaatctAAAAAACCACGTAAACATATCAATTCAATCTTCCGACAATCATCAAGTTCCTCCATGTATCATGTCATTGATTCATGTGGATTATTTTCAATAGATGGTATACAAGGTGCTTATTTATGTAAAAATATACCAAATGATGATACTTCAAAGaataacaacaacagcaagAACAAAAGTACCATACAATCGAACTACTTCACCAATAATCCATTAAAATATACACCAGCTATTGATCATTTAATACCACAATGTAATCCAACATGTGGTTATTTATCTAATCCACAACGTATGAAATTAGTTGATGTATTAGCATTATATGAAGTCAATACAGATTTATTAGCTAATTTATTAGGTTTAACTACATCCAAATTAAGAAGTTATAATTCAGAACAACAAATGCGTGCATTATTTTGTGGTAATCATAGAGTAAAACGTGGATTAAGTCGATTAATATTACCACAACTCTTTGTATAA